In Candidatus Chlorohelix allophototropha, one DNA window encodes the following:
- a CDS encoding P-loop NTPase yields the protein MAEFQKIQSDMTIKTVVTEYPDTIRVFAKHGLGCATCHIAGLDTVEKGARAHKIKLEPLLADLNLVLENPAAFPEIEAGGLMPSTPGSEFETTGLIKNVVAIVSGKGGVGKSYVTSMLAVGLNRMGKKVGILDADVTGPSIPRTFGILARPALQDNGKIIPVISSQGIKIMSSLFFVADEDEAVIWRGPLITRMIRDNFYNNTLWGELDYLLVDLPPGTSDAPLTVMQSLDVKGIILVSSPQLLANSIVRKAIRMADKMHTPILGVAENMSWFVMPGSDKKLELFGTSQGEELATSANAPLLGRLPLDPQARLLIDEGRVEEYRSIETDELVQNFLKYAEPQMKKRTLVIRDTTEPAKD from the coding sequence ATGGCAGAATTTCAAAAAATCCAGTCTGACATGACTATTAAAACAGTGGTAACGGAGTATCCCGACACAATCCGGGTTTTTGCCAAACACGGGTTGGGATGCGCTACTTGCCACATTGCCGGGCTGGATACAGTTGAAAAGGGTGCGCGCGCTCACAAAATAAAGCTCGAACCATTGTTGGCTGATTTAAATTTGGTGCTGGAAAACCCTGCTGCTTTTCCCGAAATCGAAGCAGGCGGCTTGATGCCTAGCACACCCGGCAGCGAATTTGAAACTACCGGTCTGATAAAAAATGTTGTCGCAATAGTGAGCGGTAAGGGGGGCGTGGGGAAATCCTATGTCACCAGCATGCTGGCGGTTGGGCTGAACCGAATGGGCAAAAAAGTGGGGATACTCGATGCTGATGTAACGGGCCCAAGCATTCCGCGCACTTTTGGTATTCTGGCAAGACCAGCTTTACAGGATAACGGCAAAATTATTCCAGTGATTAGCTCTCAAGGTATCAAAATTATGTCCAGCCTTTTCTTTGTAGCAGATGAAGATGAGGCAGTTATTTGGCGTGGACCGTTGATTACCCGCATGATCCGAGATAATTTTTACAATAATACGCTCTGGGGAGAACTCGATTACCTCTTAGTGGATTTACCCCCCGGTACTAGTGACGCGCCTCTGACCGTAATGCAATCACTGGATGTAAAAGGCATAATTCTGGTAAGCTCACCACAATTGCTTGCCAACAGTATTGTTCGCAAAGCCATACGTATGGCTGATAAAATGCATACCCCCATTTTGGGTGTAGCCGAAAATATGAGTTGGTTTGTAATGCCCGGCAGCGATAAAAAGCTGGAGTTATTCGGGACATCGCAAGGGGAGGAACTGGCAACTTCGGCAAATGCCCCGCTTTTGGGACGGTTGCCGCTAGACCCGCAGGCGCGCTTGTTGATTGATGAGGGGCGAGTGGAAGAGTATCGCTCAATTGAAACAGACGAACTGGTGCAAAACTTTCTGAAATATGCCGAACCGCAAATGAAGAAACGTACATTGGTAATTCGGGATACAACCGAACCTGCCAAAGATTGA
- a CDS encoding exonuclease domain-containing protein, translated as MSVDRNKKQGYRDNHPARVYVALDIESTGGGEADQGEIIEVAAIRFRLEEGSVARVLERWQTLVRPRNPIPYKISHLTGIRQTDVEHAPTFSEIRDKLQQFLGNFPLVGHSIESDFAFLSRQEFRVSNIPLDTYELATLILPQMGNYSLVAVANALEIQANGEAHRALADTYMAMNVFAALLGKLEELPRKVINEVNRIASNLQEWPLRRLFEEASEILARQERNSGGLGSLGALLKQQLSEKQGSDNDLIFLVSEDKPQPLQPRPDFKFPYSELNERVASASLPIRAILDSNQHMLLEMPGNDHTRAMGLLAPAIEVAVQSGQSVVIAANSETQRDRMLNKAIPELQKLLATQETPDDNFIATKEKRRRRSEEKPTFIANTVKHQNSYICLRRWENFRNMEGLTSDELKLLIKVLLWLPNTTNGDGAELRIMQQERLWSRINTQKGLCLASHCQYNQRHQCFYFKARDRAEASHIIVTDQALVLADAAGQAGTLPHFDYTLIDDAHHLEDEAGRQFGSAITPNTLFDFLDWIYRPVTWKTEGGSSGFLSTFFRYFGDDTSTEIKEPINSKLSAAISHIEICRSSTDNLLRDLTELVNQINQDSGQGDGRIRLDGKFYSSPEWGSIAGTWEVFKQDWEELYYHLRDLRDEAHNFKGALLNTEEMMLDLNYYINQANYLLNRLSPAFDGSDNAQVHWMALHPRTQLVGIFSAPLQVDSGLRHMLFNHKKSVVLASPTMTTDGDFKFLRNRLGLHEAKELRLHPERDYAATTLLYLPNDMPEPSQPGYQKSIDQHIIDMVKGCEGRMLALFTSNSSLRMTYKAVQRPLEQQNILVLGMGLDGTRRSVLNRFKNTPHALLLSTLGHWDNPELFNDEENSALSFSVLAITKLPFDPPSDPVFAARIESRQYNDPFLQYSLPRTILRFKQAYERLLEAMPGRGVVVVLDSRLTRRAYGPTFLNSLPALRTKHDTLTHLVPELRNWLELS; from the coding sequence ATGAGTGTGGACAGAAACAAAAAACAGGGCTACCGCGATAATCACCCTGCGCGTGTGTATGTGGCGCTGGATATCGAAAGTACCGGGGGTGGCGAAGCTGATCAGGGCGAAATAATCGAGGTTGCGGCTATACGCTTCCGTTTGGAGGAAGGTAGTGTAGCACGGGTTTTGGAACGCTGGCAAACGCTGGTACGCCCGCGCAACCCCATCCCTTACAAAATCTCCCACTTGACGGGCATACGTCAAACGGATGTAGAGCACGCCCCTACCTTTAGTGAAATCCGAGACAAATTACAACAATTTCTGGGCAATTTCCCATTAGTTGGGCATTCCATCGAGAGTGATTTCGCTTTTCTGTCACGCCAAGAATTTCGAGTCTCGAATATTCCCTTAGATACCTACGAATTGGCTACCCTGATTCTGCCACAAATGGGCAATTACAGCTTGGTAGCAGTTGCCAATGCGCTGGAAATTCAGGCTAACGGTGAAGCGCATCGCGCCCTTGCCGATACTTACATGGCAATGAATGTTTTTGCAGCGTTGCTAGGTAAGTTGGAAGAACTCCCCCGTAAAGTAATAAATGAGGTAAATCGGATTGCCTCAAATTTGCAAGAGTGGCCCCTACGCCGTCTTTTTGAGGAAGCTTCAGAAATTCTGGCGCGGCAAGAACGCAATAGTGGCGGGTTAGGCAGCCTCGGCGCTTTGCTCAAGCAACAACTTTCTGAAAAGCAAGGTAGCGATAATGATTTAATCTTTCTGGTTTCAGAGGACAAGCCGCAACCGCTCCAGCCACGTCCAGATTTTAAATTTCCCTATTCGGAATTAAACGAGCGAGTTGCCAGCGCCAGTTTGCCGATACGCGCTATACTCGATTCAAACCAGCACATGCTCCTTGAGATGCCCGGAAATGACCATACCCGCGCCATGGGCTTATTAGCGCCGGCAATAGAAGTAGCCGTCCAGAGCGGTCAAAGCGTGGTTATCGCTGCCAATAGCGAAACCCAACGAGATCGTATGCTCAACAAAGCGATTCCGGAATTGCAAAAACTTCTGGCAACGCAGGAAACACCGGATGACAATTTCATTGCTACTAAAGAAAAGCGGCGACGGCGGAGTGAAGAAAAACCAACTTTTATTGCCAACACCGTCAAACATCAAAACTCCTATATATGCTTGCGCCGTTGGGAAAACTTCCGCAATATGGAAGGGCTGACCTCAGATGAGTTAAAGTTGCTAATCAAAGTGCTTTTGTGGTTGCCTAATACGACAAACGGCGACGGCGCGGAATTGCGCATAATGCAACAGGAAAGGTTGTGGTCGCGCATAAACACCCAGAAGGGGCTTTGCCTTGCCTCACACTGTCAGTATAATCAGCGCCACCAGTGCTTTTATTTCAAGGCGCGCGACCGGGCAGAAGCCTCGCACATCATCGTAACCGATCAAGCGTTGGTGCTTGCCGATGCAGCAGGGCAAGCAGGAACGTTGCCTCATTTTGATTACACCCTCATTGACGACGCGCATCACCTTGAAGATGAGGCAGGTCGCCAATTCGGTTCAGCCATCACCCCCAATACGCTATTCGATTTCCTAGATTGGATATACCGTCCTGTAACCTGGAAAACCGAAGGAGGAAGTAGCGGTTTCCTATCCACTTTCTTCCGTTACTTTGGTGATGATACCAGTACAGAAATCAAAGAACCCATAAATAGCAAACTTTCCGCTGCAATTTCCCATATCGAGATTTGCCGTAGCTCTACCGACAATTTGCTTCGAGACCTAACCGAGTTGGTTAACCAAATTAATCAGGATTCGGGGCAAGGGGATGGGCGTATCCGCTTAGATGGCAAATTCTACAGCAGCCCAGAATGGGGCAGCATTGCCGGAACGTGGGAAGTGTTCAAACAGGATTGGGAAGAGCTATATTATCATTTGCGCGATTTGCGCGACGAAGCGCATAATTTCAAAGGGGCGCTGCTCAATACCGAAGAAATGATGCTAGATTTGAATTATTACATCAATCAGGCAAACTATCTTCTCAACCGTCTTTCTCCCGCCTTTGACGGTTCTGACAATGCTCAGGTTCATTGGATGGCTTTGCATCCGCGTACCCAACTGGTCGGGATTTTTAGCGCACCGTTACAGGTCGATTCGGGTTTGCGGCATATGCTCTTCAACCATAAAAAAAGTGTGGTGCTGGCTTCCCCAACCATGACCACCGATGGGGATTTCAAGTTCTTGAGAAATCGATTAGGCTTGCATGAAGCAAAAGAACTGAGATTACATCCTGAGCGTGATTATGCGGCTACCACCCTGCTCTATCTACCCAACGATATGCCTGAGCCTTCACAACCGGGTTACCAGAAATCAATCGACCAGCATATCATCGACATGGTAAAAGGGTGTGAGGGGCGCATGCTGGCATTGTTCACTTCCAATAGCTCGTTGCGAATGACCTATAAAGCTGTACAACGCCCGCTGGAACAGCAGAATATTCTGGTGCTGGGTATGGGACTAGACGGTACTCGCCGCAGCGTGCTTAATCGTTTCAAAAACACGCCCCATGCCCTTCTGCTCAGCACATTGGGACATTGGGATAACCCAGAGCTTTTTAACGATGAAGAAAACAGCGCATTATCTTTCTCGGTACTCGCCATTACAAAGTTACCTTTCGACCCGCCCAGTGACCCTGTATTTGCTGCCCGTATCGAAAGCAGGCAATATAATGACCCATTTCTGCAATACAGTTTGCCGCGTACCATTCTGAGGTTCAAACAAGCCTACGAACGACTACTAGAGGCAATGCCGGGACGTGGGGTAGTAGTGGTTTTAGATAGTCGCTTGACTCGTCGCGCATATGGTCCGACTTTCCTAAACTCGCTTCCGGCGCTGCGTACCAAACATGATACACTGACGCATTTGGTGCCAGAATTGAGAAATTGGCTGGAATTATCCTAA
- a CDS encoding HAD family hydrolase gives MSLTPEFKVGSQRYDVVFFDIGSTLVGVTPSFTKVYHQVFQRAGYDLPIGEVEEAVSYSWDIVAKQDPHAEFERSLEGNRLWQRAVEQRVMDKLNIHPDIHEELFWQIIEAFENPETYMLYPDVMETLQRLEETGYRMGIISNWSWHLPELLEHLGIARYFKYIGASARVGYAKPRREFFEIALHNLDVTPDKAIHIGDSYTADILGAWSVGMAALWLERQGQALRFAPPGDPNNQANKIKIENLDSMWKYLEHGVSVVAPGFGNKQADAE, from the coding sequence TTGTCTTTAACTCCTGAATTTAAAGTTGGTTCCCAACGCTACGATGTGGTTTTCTTTGATATAGGTTCTACACTGGTGGGCGTGACCCCCTCATTCACAAAAGTCTACCACCAAGTTTTTCAACGAGCCGGGTATGATTTACCTATCGGCGAAGTAGAAGAAGCGGTTTCATATAGCTGGGATATTGTCGCCAAACAAGACCCACATGCTGAGTTTGAGCGTAGCCTTGAAGGTAATAGGCTATGGCAAAGGGCTGTAGAGCAGCGGGTAATGGATAAACTCAATATACACCCAGATATTCACGAAGAACTGTTCTGGCAAATTATTGAAGCCTTCGAGAATCCCGAAACATATATGCTCTACCCGGATGTAATGGAAACATTACAACGTCTAGAAGAAACAGGCTACCGGATGGGAATTATCAGCAATTGGAGTTGGCACTTGCCGGAATTGCTGGAACATTTAGGTATTGCCCGATACTTCAAGTATATAGGCGCTTCTGCGCGAGTGGGTTACGCCAAACCTCGCCGAGAATTCTTTGAAATAGCATTGCATAATTTGGATGTCACCCCTGACAAAGCGATACATATTGGAGACAGCTATACGGCGGATATTCTAGGCGCGTGGTCAGTAGGTATGGCGGCGCTTTGGTTGGAACGGCAAGGACAGGCGCTTCGCTTTGCGCCACCCGGTGACCCGAACAATCAAGCGAACAAAATCAAAATTGAAAACCTAGATAGTATGTGGAAGTATCTGGAACACGGAGTTTCCGTGGTAGCCCCCGGTTTTGGAAATAAGCAAGCGGACGCGGAGTAA